The proteins below come from a single Streptococcus hyointestinalis genomic window:
- a CDS encoding amino acid ABC transporter ATP-binding protein produces the protein MITIEHLSKSFSGNKVLDDLSLTIEQGEVVALIGASGAGKSTFLRSLNYLEEPDSGIITIDDFKVDFKTITKEQILALRRKLAMVFQQFNLFERRTALDNVKEGLKVVKKMSDQEATAIAKEELAKVGLSDRENHYPRHLSGGQKQRVALARALAMKPDVLLLDEPTSALDPELVGEVEKSIANAAKQGQTMVLVSHDMNFVYQVADKVLFLENGRILEQGTPEEIFKHPKKERTKEFFANYSKTYV, from the coding sequence ATGATTACCATTGAACATTTATCAAAATCTTTTTCTGGCAATAAGGTGCTGGATGACTTGAGCCTAACCATTGAGCAAGGGGAGGTTGTTGCGCTTATCGGTGCTTCTGGTGCTGGGAAGTCTACTTTCTTGCGTAGCCTAAACTACCTTGAAGAGCCAGATTCAGGCATTATCACCATTGATGATTTCAAGGTGGATTTTAAAACCATTACTAAGGAGCAGATTTTGGCGTTACGCAGAAAGCTTGCTATGGTGTTTCAGCAGTTCAATCTCTTTGAGCGTCGCACAGCCCTTGACAATGTCAAAGAAGGTCTAAAAGTGGTAAAAAAAATGTCTGACCAAGAAGCGACAGCTATTGCCAAGGAAGAGCTAGCCAAGGTCGGACTGTCTGACCGTGAAAACCACTATCCAAGACACCTCTCAGGTGGGCAAAAGCAGCGTGTGGCACTGGCTCGTGCGCTTGCTATGAAGCCAGATGTGCTCTTGCTTGATGAGCCAACCAGTGCCCTTGACCCAGAGCTTGTCGGTGAGGTCGAAAAATCCATCGCCAACGCAGCCAAGCAAGGACAGACCATGGTACTTGTCAGCCACGATATGAACTTTGTCTATCAAGTGGCAGATAAGGTTCTCTTTTTGGAAAATGGGCGTATCCTTGAGCAGGGCACACCAGAAGAAATCTTTAAGCACCCTAAAAAAGAGCGCACCAAAGAATTTTTTGCGAATTATAGTAAAACCTATGTTTAA
- a CDS encoding nicotinate phosphoribosyltransferase, producing the protein MFQDDSLTLHTDLYQINMMQVYFEQGIHDKNAVFEVYFRKEPFKNGYAVFAGLERIVRYLENLKFSESDLAYLETLGYDEPFLDYLRHLEITLSVRSAREGDLVFANEPIVQIEGPLAQCQLVETAILNIVNFQTLVATKAARIRSVIDDEPLLEFGTRRAQEMDAAIWGTRAAVIGGANATSNVRAGKLFGIPVSGTHAHALVQAYGNDYEAFKAYAKTHKDCVFLVDTFDTLRSGVPTAIRVAKELGDSINFLGVRLDSGDLAYLSKKVRQQLDEAGFPDAKIYASNDLDENTILNLKMQKAKIDVWGVGTKLITAYDQPALGAVYKIVSIEDDNGQMVDRIKLSNNAEKVSTPGKKQVWRITSREKGKSEGDYITFSDSDVTSLDEIEMFHPTYTYINKTVRDFDAVPLLVDIFDKGELVYSLPSLEDIQVYARKEFDKLWDEYKRVLNPQDYPVDLARDVWQHKMNLIDRIRRDTYAKGEVK; encoded by the coding sequence ATGTTTCAAGACGATAGTTTAACCTTGCACACCGATCTCTATCAGATCAATATGATGCAGGTCTATTTCGAGCAGGGCATTCATGATAAAAATGCAGTCTTTGAAGTTTATTTTCGAAAAGAGCCTTTTAAAAATGGCTACGCTGTTTTTGCAGGTTTAGAGCGTATCGTGCGGTATCTGGAAAATCTCAAGTTTTCTGAAAGCGATCTGGCTTACCTAGAGACGCTAGGTTATGACGAGCCTTTTTTAGATTATCTTCGTCATTTGGAGATTACCTTGTCTGTGCGCTCAGCTAGAGAGGGCGATCTGGTCTTTGCCAATGAACCTATCGTGCAAATCGAAGGGCCACTAGCTCAGTGCCAGTTGGTGGAGACAGCGATTTTAAATATTGTCAATTTTCAAACCTTGGTGGCGACCAAGGCAGCTCGCATTCGCTCGGTGATTGATGATGAGCCGCTCTTAGAGTTTGGCACACGCCGTGCCCAAGAGATGGACGCTGCTATCTGGGGGACACGTGCAGCGGTCATTGGTGGCGCCAATGCAACGTCCAATGTGCGTGCTGGCAAGCTCTTTGGCATTCCTGTCTCAGGGACGCATGCGCATGCGCTTGTGCAGGCTTATGGCAATGACTACGAGGCTTTCAAAGCTTACGCTAAAACTCACAAGGACTGTGTTTTTCTAGTGGACACCTTTGATACGCTTCGAAGCGGTGTGCCAACGGCTATTCGTGTCGCAAAGGAACTGGGAGACAGTATCAATTTCTTGGGCGTGCGCTTAGACTCTGGTGACCTTGCCTATCTGTCTAAAAAAGTCCGCCAGCAACTGGACGAGGCAGGATTTCCTGATGCTAAGATTTACGCTTCTAACGACCTTGATGAAAATACCATCCTCAACCTCAAAATGCAAAAGGCTAAGATAGATGTCTGGGGCGTTGGGACCAAGCTGATTACAGCCTATGACCAGCCAGCGCTCGGTGCGGTCTATAAGATTGTCTCTATCGAGGACGATAATGGGCAAATGGTTGACCGTATCAAGCTCTCAAACAACGCTGAAAAAGTCTCAACCCCAGGCAAAAAACAGGTTTGGCGCATTACTAGCCGTGAAAAAGGCAAGTCTGAAGGAGACTATATCACTTTTTCTGACAGCGATGTGACCAGTCTTGATGAGATTGAGATGTTCCATCCGACCTATACTTATATCAACAAAACCGTGCGTGATTTTGACGCTGTGCCGCTTCTAGTAGACATCTTTGACAAGGGAGAGCTGGTCTACAGTCTGCCGAGTCTTGAGGACATCCAAGTCTATGCCAGAAAAGAGTTTGACAAGCTCTGGGATGAGTACAAGCGGGTGCTCAATCCACAAGATTATCCCGTGGACTTGGCACGTGATGTTTGGCAGCACAAGATGAACTTAATTGACCGTATCCGCCGTGATACCTATGCCAAAGGAGAAGTAAAATGA
- the trxB gene encoding thioredoxin-disulfide reductase, protein MYDTLIIGSGPAGMTAALYAARSNLKVGIIEQGAPGGQMNNTFEIENYPGYDNISGPELSMKMYEPLEKFKVENIYGIVQKVEVDGDIKRVITEDASYEAKTIVLATGAKYRLLGVPGEEEYTSRGVSYCAVCDGAFFRDQDLLVVGGGDSAVEEAIYLTQFAKSVTIIHRRDELRAQKIIQDRAFANDKIHFIWDSVVKEIKGDETKVSGVLVENVKTGELSEHAFGGIFIYVGMNPASHMVSDLGITDENGWVITDTDMTTSVPGVFAIGDVRQKDLRQIATAVGEGAIAGQGVYHYITEHY, encoded by the coding sequence ATGTACGATACATTGATTATTGGTTCAGGACCAGCAGGGATGACAGCAGCTCTCTATGCTGCTAGATCTAACCTCAAAGTAGGGATTATTGAGCAAGGTGCTCCTGGTGGTCAGATGAACAACACCTTTGAGATTGAAAATTATCCAGGATATGATAATATCTCAGGACCAGAGCTTTCCATGAAGATGTACGAGCCACTTGAGAAATTCAAGGTTGAAAACATCTACGGTATCGTCCAAAAAGTAGAAGTTGATGGTGACATCAAGCGTGTCATCACTGAGGATGCTAGCTACGAAGCAAAGACCATCGTCCTTGCTACAGGTGCCAAGTATCGTCTCTTGGGTGTGCCTGGTGAGGAAGAGTATACCAGCCGTGGCGTTTCTTACTGTGCGGTGTGTGACGGTGCTTTCTTTAGAGACCAGGACCTGCTAGTTGTCGGTGGTGGCGACTCTGCGGTAGAAGAGGCTATCTACCTCACGCAGTTTGCCAAGTCAGTGACGATTATCCACCGTCGTGACGAGTTGCGTGCGCAAAAGATTATCCAAGATAGAGCCTTTGCCAATGACAAAATCCACTTTATCTGGGATTCAGTTGTTAAGGAAATCAAGGGTGATGAGACAAAGGTGAGTGGTGTCCTTGTGGAAAATGTCAAGACAGGTGAGCTATCTGAGCATGCCTTTGGAGGCATTTTCATCTATGTCGGTATGAATCCAGCCTCACACATGGTGTCTGACCTTGGTATCACAGATGAGAATGGCTGGGTCATCACAGACACAGACATGACCACAAGTGTTCCTGGTGTCTTTGCTATTGGGGACGTCAGACAAAAGGACCTCCGTCAGATTGCAACAGCCGTTGGTGAGGGGGCTATCGCAGGACAGGGCGTCTATCACTACATCACAGAACATTACTAG
- the pepC gene encoding aminopeptidase C: protein MSELTQNFTDKLYQAFEENAKYRAIENAITHNGLLKSLETRQSAVDNDYAFSIDLTKDEVANQKASGRCWMFAALNTFRHKLISEFKLENFELSQAHTFFWDKYEKSNWFLEQIIATASESTESRKVKFLLDTPQQDGGQWDMVVSLFEKYGVVPKSVYPESVASSNSRELNQYLNKLLRQDAQILRDLINSGADEAAVQAKKEELLQEIFNFLAMTLGLPPRQFDFAFRDKDNAYHVEKDITPQAFFEKYVGLKLSDYVSVINAPTADKPFGKSYTVELLGNVVGSRPVKYINLEMDRFKELAIAQLQSGETVWFGSDVGQSSDRQAGIMATNTYDFASSMDIHLTQDKAGRLDYSESLMTHAMVLTGVDLDADGKSLKWKVENSWGDKVGQKGYFVASDSWMDEYTYQIVVRKDLLTEEELKAYEAEPQVLAPWDPMGALASH from the coding sequence ATGTCAGAATTAACACAAAACTTTACAGACAAACTCTACCAAGCATTTGAAGAAAATGCCAAGTACCGTGCTATTGAAAATGCCATCACTCACAACGGGCTTTTGAAATCTCTTGAAACCCGCCAAAGTGCTGTGGACAACGACTATGCTTTTTCTATTGATTTGACAAAAGACGAAGTTGCTAACCAAAAAGCATCTGGACGTTGCTGGATGTTTGCTGCGCTAAACACTTTCCGTCATAAACTCATCAGCGAGTTCAAGCTTGAAAACTTTGAATTGTCACAAGCCCACACCTTTTTCTGGGACAAGTATGAAAAATCAAACTGGTTCTTAGAGCAAATCATCGCAACTGCTTCTGAGTCAACAGAGAGCCGCAAGGTTAAGTTTCTCCTTGACACTCCTCAACAAGACGGTGGTCAATGGGATATGGTCGTTTCCCTTTTTGAAAAATACGGTGTGGTTCCAAAATCTGTCTACCCAGAATCTGTCGCTTCAAGCAACAGCCGTGAGTTGAACCAATACCTAAACAAACTCCTTCGCCAAGATGCGCAAATCTTGCGTGATTTGATTAATAGTGGAGCAGACGAAGCTGCTGTTCAAGCTAAGAAAGAAGAGCTTCTGCAAGAAATCTTTAACTTCTTAGCCATGACTCTTGGCTTGCCACCACGTCAATTTGACTTTGCTTTCCGTGACAAAGACAATGCTTATCACGTGGAAAAAGACATCACACCGCAAGCTTTCTTTGAAAAGTATGTTGGCTTAAAACTCTCTGACTACGTTTCTGTTATCAATGCCCCAACAGCAGACAAGCCTTTTGGCAAATCTTACACTGTTGAGCTCCTTGGAAATGTCGTGGGTAGCCGCCCAGTCAAGTACATCAACCTTGAGATGGATCGTTTCAAAGAACTCGCTATCGCTCAATTACAATCTGGAGAAACCGTTTGGTTTGGTTCTGATGTCGGTCAATCAAGCGACCGTCAAGCTGGTATCATGGCGACAAACACTTACGATTTCGCCTCAAGCATGGACATCCACTTGACTCAAGACAAGGCAGGACGTCTAGACTATAGCGAAAGTCTCATGACACATGCTATGGTCTTGACAGGTGTGGATTTGGATGCCGATGGTAAATCCCTCAAATGGAAAGTGGAAAACTCATGGGGTGATAAGGTCGGACAAAAAGGTTACTTTGTCGCATCTGATAGCTGGATGGATGAGTACACTTACCAAATCGTTGTCCGCAAAGACTTGTTAACCGAAGAAGAACTCAAAGCCTACGAAGCAGAGCCACAAGTGCTGGCACCGTGGGATCCAATGGGAGCTCTTGCAAGCCACTAA
- a CDS encoding ISL3 family transposase, which yields MEHIKNSTKLIGIKDLNIKISIVLKHQTHIEIRAELDYPAPACPHCQGKMIKYDFQRPSTIPILDVQGMATVLKLRKRRFQCKACRRVSVAKTSLVKKHCQISQPVWAKITQLLIEKQTNTDIARRLHVSVSTVQRQLNAFTFKDNFETLPEVLSWDEFARNKGKLAFIAQDFKTKKIIALLENNRQTTIKKHFYKYSRQAREAVKIVTVDMSGAYIPIIGKLFPKAEIVLDRFHIAQHLSRAMMTTRIAIMKAFNKTSLPYRAMKNHWKILQKDSRKLSDKAFYSRTFRQTLTPREIVQKTLAFSPELRYYYELYQLLLFHFQEKRVKAFFGLIHDNLGTVNASFSRVFKTFIKYEVYITNALKHPYSNARLEATNKLIKDIKRQAFGFRNFKNFRTKILITLNIQRERTKIVLSRT from the coding sequence ATGGAACATATTAAGAATAGCACAAAACTCATTGGAATCAAAGACTTAAACATCAAAATATCAATTGTTCTCAAACATCAGACTCACATCGAGATAAGAGCCGAGCTGGATTATCCCGCTCCAGCCTGTCCTCATTGTCAAGGAAAGATGATCAAGTACGACTTTCAAAGACCTTCCACCATCCCAATCTTGGATGTGCAAGGCATGGCAACTGTCTTAAAGCTTAGAAAGCGACGCTTTCAGTGTAAAGCGTGCCGTAGGGTTTCTGTCGCCAAAACTAGCCTGGTCAAGAAACATTGCCAAATCTCACAGCCTGTCTGGGCGAAAATCACGCAGCTTCTCATCGAGAAACAGACCAATACAGACATCGCAAGACGCCTCCACGTCTCTGTTTCTACCGTCCAGAGGCAGCTGAACGCTTTCACTTTTAAGGACAACTTTGAGACTTTACCAGAGGTCTTGAGCTGGGATGAATTCGCAAGAAACAAGGGGAAACTAGCTTTCATTGCGCAAGATTTTAAGACCAAGAAAATCATTGCTCTTCTTGAAAACAATCGGCAAACAACCATCAAGAAGCATTTCTACAAGTATTCCAGGCAAGCCAGAGAAGCAGTCAAAATCGTGACTGTTGACATGTCTGGTGCCTACATTCCTATCATTGGGAAACTATTTCCAAAGGCTGAGATTGTTCTTGACCGTTTCCACATTGCGCAGCACCTTAGTCGAGCCATGATGACCACTCGCATTGCCATCATGAAGGCATTTAACAAGACATCTCTGCCTTACAGAGCCATGAAAAATCACTGGAAAATCCTGCAAAAAGACAGCAGAAAACTCTCCGACAAGGCTTTCTACTCCAGAACCTTTCGACAAACTCTGACACCTAGAGAAATTGTCCAGAAAACCTTAGCTTTTTCGCCCGAACTCCGCTATTATTATGAACTTTACCAGCTTTTGCTTTTCCATTTTCAAGAGAAGCGTGTCAAGGCTTTCTTTGGACTCATTCACGACAATTTGGGTACTGTCAACGCAAGTTTTTCAAGAGTTTTTAAGACATTCATAAAGTACGAAGTCTATATCACCAACGCCCTGAAACACCCTTATTCCAACGCTAGACTCGAAGCCACTAACAAGCTTATTAAAGACATCAAACGGCAAGCGTTTGGCTTTCGTAACTTCAAGAACTTTAGAACCAAGATTCTCATCACTCTGAACATACAAAGAGAGAGAACGAAAATCGTTCTCTCTCGCACATAG
- a CDS encoding DUF4059 family protein, which produces MFFQMVQFYGSGLLTALIVTLVVSGIWLLWRMSRHKDKTAKERQAFLYDMIIITLITVPILAFAFTTLIVMLRA; this is translated from the coding sequence ATGTTTTTTCAAATGGTGCAATTTTACGGCTCTGGCTTGCTGACAGCTTTGATAGTGACTCTAGTAGTGAGTGGGATATGGCTCTTGTGGCGGATGTCTAGACATAAGGATAAAACAGCTAAAGAACGTCAGGCATTTTTATATGATATGATTATCATCACTTTGATTACTGTCCCTATACTTGCCTTTGCCTTTACCACGCTGATTGTCATGTTGAGAGCATAA
- a CDS encoding amino acid ABC transporter permease, protein MNLVLASWAWYDRLMEYIPSGQTFSLRAVFNGIPEILSRLPITLSLTFFGALFGLLLALLFAIVKINKTKIIYPIQAVFVSFLRGTPILVQLMLTYYGIPLFLNYLNKRYGFNWNVNAIPAEVFAIAAFAFNEAAYTSETLRAAILAVNDGEIEAAKSLGMTTAQIYRRVIIPNAAVIATPTLINSLIGLTKGTSLAFNAGIVEMFAEAKILGGSDYRYFERFISVALVYWVISIIIEQIGNFVERRMAIKTPETITNIITEGEH, encoded by the coding sequence ATGAATTTAGTCTTAGCATCATGGGCTTGGTACGATCGCTTAATGGAGTATATCCCATCTGGTCAGACCTTTAGTCTACGTGCCGTCTTTAACGGCATTCCAGAGATTTTAAGCCGCCTGCCGATTACTCTTAGTTTAACTTTTTTTGGCGCTTTATTTGGCTTACTTCTAGCCCTGTTGTTTGCCATTGTCAAAATCAATAAAACCAAAATCATCTATCCTATCCAAGCTGTTTTTGTAAGCTTCTTGCGTGGGACACCGATTTTGGTGCAATTGATGCTGACTTACTACGGTATTCCGCTCTTTCTCAATTACCTGAATAAACGCTACGGTTTCAACTGGAATGTCAATGCCATTCCTGCTGAGGTCTTTGCCATTGCAGCCTTTGCTTTTAACGAGGCTGCCTACACCAGTGAAACTTTGCGTGCTGCTATTTTAGCGGTCAATGATGGCGAGATTGAGGCAGCTAAGAGTCTAGGGATGACAACAGCTCAGATTTATCGTCGTGTCATCATTCCAAATGCTGCGGTCATTGCGACTCCAACCTTGATTAACAGTTTGATTGGCTTGACCAAGGGAACCTCACTTGCCTTTAACGCAGGGATTGTCGAGATGTTTGCTGAAGCCAAGATTTTAGGTGGTTCAGACTATCGCTACTTTGAGCGCTTTATCTCGGTTGCCCTTGTCTACTGGGTGATTAGTATCATCATCGAGCAGATTGGAAACTTCGTTGAGCGTCGTATGGCGATAAAGACTCCAGAGACGATTACCAATATAATTACGGAAGGAGAACATTGA
- the nadE gene encoding ammonia-dependent NAD(+) synthetase: MTLQEDIISQLGVKPTINPEEEVRKSIDFLKAYMLKHPFLKTYVLGISGGQDSSLSGRLAQLAVEELRAETKENYQFIAIRLPYGVQADEDDAQAALSFIKPDKTMTINIKGAVDAQVAALEEAGLSISDFNKGNIKARQRMISQYAVAGETSGAVIGTDHAAENLTGFFTKFGDGGADILPIFRLNKRQGKQLLEYLGADKALYEKVPTADLEVEKPGIADEVALGVTYNEIDDYLEGKTISKSAQDIIENWWKKGEHKRHLPITIFDDFWKA, from the coding sequence ATGACCTTACAAGAAGATATTATCAGCCAATTAGGCGTTAAGCCGACCATCAACCCAGAAGAAGAAGTCAGAAAATCCATTGATTTTCTAAAAGCCTACATGCTAAAACACCCATTCCTTAAAACCTATGTCTTAGGTATTTCAGGAGGACAGGACTCTAGCTTGTCAGGGCGTCTTGCTCAGCTTGCCGTTGAGGAATTGAGAGCTGAAACAAAGGAAAATTATCAGTTTATCGCTATTCGCTTGCCTTATGGCGTGCAGGCTGATGAGGACGATGCGCAAGCTGCGCTTTCCTTTATCAAACCAGACAAAACCATGACCATCAACATCAAAGGCGCTGTTGATGCGCAGGTAGCTGCCCTAGAGGAAGCGGGACTTAGCATTTCAGACTTTAATAAAGGCAACATCAAGGCACGTCAGCGCATGATTAGCCAGTATGCTGTGGCTGGTGAGACCTCTGGTGCTGTTATTGGGACAGACCACGCTGCAGAAAACCTCACAGGCTTTTTCACCAAGTTTGGTGATGGTGGTGCGGATATTTTACCAATTTTCCGTCTCAATAAACGCCAAGGCAAGCAGTTGCTCGAGTATCTAGGAGCTGACAAAGCGCTTTATGAAAAAGTGCCGACAGCTGACCTCGAAGTGGAAAAACCAGGTATTGCTGACGAGGTAGCGCTTGGTGTCACTTACAATGAGATTGACGACTACCTAGAAGGCAAAACCATCTCCAAGTCTGCCCAAGACATCATCGAAAACTGGTGGAAAAAAGGCGAACATAAACGTCACTTGCCAATTACCATATTTGATGATTTTTGGAAAGCCTAA